A window from Candidatus Woesearchaeota archaeon encodes these proteins:
- a CDS encoding signal recognition particle protein Srp54, translating into MVLDKLGDSLKNTLQKIAKAVFVDDKLINELVKDIQRALLQSDVNVKLVFDLTKKIKDRAKEEKDVRGLTKKEQLINIVYEELVAFLGGEGHKIDVNKKPFKVMLVGLFGNGKTTTAGKLAKFFMKRGFKVALLGLDVHRPAAMDQLEQVGKFVNAAVFTKKGEKNALNIWKEYERELSKFDVVLVDTAGRDALSNDLIEELNRLNKAIAPDERLLIIGADVGQAAEKQAQGFHDACGVTGVIITKLDGTAKGGGALIACAVTKAPVKFVGVGEKADDLEEFKPKGFVSRMLGMGDLEALLEKTKEAYTEEEAQDLGKKFLKGEFNLIDLYEQMEAMSKMGSLSKLMEMIPGMSQLQLPKDMLQVQEGKLKKWRFIMDSMSKGELEDPEIVSASRIDRIAKGAGMSAGEVRELLKQYRQSKKMVKMFKGAQNPRQMEKMMKSMQGQGKFKFK; encoded by the coding sequence ATGGTCTTGGACAAGCTTGGCGATTCTCTGAAGAACACTCTGCAAAAAATAGCGAAAGCTGTTTTTGTCGATGATAAGCTGATAAATGAGCTGGTCAAGGATATCCAAAGGGCCCTTTTGCAGTCCGATGTAAATGTCAAACTTGTTTTTGACCTTACAAAGAAAATCAAGGACCGCGCCAAAGAGGAAAAGGATGTCAGGGGCCTCACAAAAAAAGAGCAGCTGATCAATATAGTCTATGAGGAGCTGGTTGCATTTCTCGGCGGCGAAGGCCACAAGATTGACGTCAATAAAAAGCCGTTCAAGGTAATGCTTGTTGGCCTGTTTGGCAATGGAAAAACAACGACAGCAGGCAAGCTGGCAAAATTCTTCATGAAGCGCGGGTTCAAGGTCGCACTGCTCGGCCTGGACGTTCACAGGCCTGCAGCCATGGACCAGCTTGAGCAGGTTGGAAAATTTGTCAATGCAGCAGTCTTCACCAAGAAGGGCGAGAAGAATGCCCTGAACATCTGGAAAGAATATGAAAGGGAATTAAGCAAATTTGATGTTGTGCTGGTCGATACAGCTGGAAGGGATGCCCTTTCCAATGACCTTATTGAGGAATTGAACAGGCTGAACAAGGCTATTGCGCCGGACGAGAGGCTTTTGATTATTGGCGCTGATGTTGGCCAGGCGGCTGAAAAACAGGCGCAGGGATTCCATGATGCATGCGGTGTTACGGGTGTCATCATCACAAAGCTGGACGGCACTGCAAAAGGCGGGGGCGCCTTAATTGCATGCGCAGTCACCAAGGCTCCTGTGAAATTTGTCGGTGTTGGTGAAAAAGCAGACGACCTGGAAGAATTCAAGCCAAAAGGGTTTGTCTCCAGGATGCTTGGCATGGGCGATTTGGAAGCCCTGCTTGAAAAAACAAAAGAGGCCTACACAGAAGAGGAAGCACAGGACCTCGGGAAGAAATTCCTTAAGGGTGAATTCAATCTCATTGACTTGTATGAGCAGATGGAGGCAATGTCCAAAATGGGAAGCCTTTCCAAGCTCATGGAAATGATACCTGGAATGAGCCAGCTGCAGCTGCCAAAAGATATGCTGCAGGTACAGGAAGGCAAGCTGAAAAAATGGAGATTCATAATGGATTCGATGTCAAAGGGAGAGCTTGAGGACCCTGAAATAGTCAGCGCATCCAGGATTGACAGGATTGCAAAAGGGGCTGGCATGTCAGCTGGCGAGGTAAGGGAGCTCCTGAAACAATACAGGCAAAGCAAAAAAATGGTGAAAATGTTCAAGGGCGCCCAAAACCCGCGGCAAATGGAAAAAATGATGAAGTCTATGCAGGGCCAGGGCAAATTCAAGTTTAAATAA
- a CDS encoding NAD(P)H-hydrate dehydratase: protein MKQNKKKGKSKKAEKITLGDKRKKVRLSSHGAIRKKAANSGFAARQRKERRPDSTKGQNGKVVVIAGSEEYTGAAFLCAMSIAILREGNDLVTVVAPEKVAWAINAMSPDIITAKMPGKYLAPKHFRAIAKLVEKADVLVVGPGLGRKPETAKVVRKIASMNIRKVIDADALKMIKLQSVENSILTPHRKEFAVLLKNSKLNEKNFMKKIGSNVILLKGPTDEIYSGSKAIYVSGGNAGMTVGGTGDILAGLCGGFASGSYSLLESAHFASRINKKIGERLVDRIGFGFIASDFLGEIPKMKVELDMNPDEDDG from the coding sequence TTGAAGCAAAATAAAAAAAAGGGAAAATCGAAAAAAGCCGAAAAAATCACTTTGGGTGATAAAAGAAAGAAAGTAAGATTATCGTCGCATGGAGCCATCAGAAAAAAAGCGGCCAATTCAGGATTCGCGGCCAGGCAGCGGAAAGAAAGAAGGCCTGACAGCACAAAAGGGCAGAATGGGAAAGTTGTTGTCATAGCAGGGTCTGAAGAGTATACAGGCGCCGCTTTCCTCTGCGCCATGTCAATTGCCATCCTTAGGGAGGGAAATGATCTTGTCACTGTAGTGGCACCGGAAAAAGTCGCATGGGCAATCAATGCCATGTCGCCTGACATAATAACCGCAAAGATGCCTGGAAAATACCTGGCGCCGAAGCATTTCAGGGCGATTGCAAAGCTGGTAGAGAAAGCAGATGTCCTTGTTGTAGGACCCGGCCTGGGAAGAAAGCCTGAAACTGCAAAAGTAGTCAGGAAAATAGCATCCATGAATATAAGAAAAGTGATTGATGCGGACGCTCTGAAAATGATAAAACTTCAGAGTGTTGAAAATTCAATTTTGACCCCGCATAGAAAAGAATTTGCTGTATTGCTAAAGAATTCAAAACTGAATGAGAAAAATTTTATGAAAAAGATTGGAAGTAATGTGATTTTGCTGAAAGGACCGACGGATGAAATTTATTCTGGAAGCAAGGCAATTTATGTGAGCGGCGGCAATGCAGGAATGACTGTTGGCGGAACAGGGGATATTCTCGCTGGATTGTGCGGGGGTTTTGCTTCTGGGAGTTATAGCCTGCTTGAAAGCGCACATTTTGCTAGCCGGATTAATAAGAAAATTGGCGAGAGACTTGTAGACAGGATTGGCTTTGGTTTTATTGCGAGCGATTTTCTCGGTGAGATTCCTAAAATGAAAGTAGAACTCGATATGAATCCTGATGAGGATGATGGTTGA
- a CDS encoding DUF3467 domain-containing protein, with protein MEEQKNVKFDIENGPVFYADEMAVIHNPTKLILDFKSVTPRFDVRNNEFQPIVIKHNVVVMDLHLAKNFLASLKENLANYEKQFGKIEQPKALKKAVKKAKQSIGKFENVKSDSTPTYLG; from the coding sequence ATGGAAGAGCAAAAGAATGTCAAGTTTGATATTGAGAACGGCCCTGTGTTTTATGCCGATGAGATGGCAGTAATTCACAACCCGACAAAACTGATACTGGATTTCAAGAGTGTCACGCCAAGATTTGATGTCAGGAACAATGAGTTCCAGCCAATTGTGATAAAGCATAATGTAGTTGTGATGGACCTGCACCTGGCAAAGAATTTCCTGGCCTCGCTCAAGGAAAACCTCGCAAACTATGAGAAGCAGTTTGGAAAAATTGAGCAGCCCAAAGCGTTAAAAAAAGCGGTGAAAAAGGCCAAGCAGAGCATTGGCAAGTTTGAGAATGTCAAAAGCGACAGCACCCCAACTTACCTTGGCTGA
- a CDS encoding DUF814 domain-containing protein translates to MLPAFSTALLTMIIELDINKNVEENAEMYYEAAKKAKRKLKGLHEAIEKMQSELDKAKKGELKTKERIAMEKSARQKKSKEWYEKFRWFVSSEGFFCVGGRDATTNEIVVKKHMAKGDIVFHTEMAGSPFFIIKTEGNTPTGKTEDEVAIATASFSRAWKLGVAFAEVFKVMPEQVSKTAMSGEYIPKGGFMIYGKKEIMSVELRLAVGVDGQSRIVCGPKSAVGSHCKEFVTIMPGNLKSSDMAKAIQKKLGLQARLDDIIRRLPSGGCRFEAK, encoded by the coding sequence ATGCTGCCTGCATTTTCAACTGCGCTCCTGACCATGATAATTGAACTTGACATAAACAAAAATGTGGAAGAGAATGCTGAAATGTATTATGAGGCTGCAAAAAAAGCGAAGAGAAAACTGAAAGGGCTCCATGAAGCAATTGAAAAAATGCAGTCGGAGCTGGACAAGGCCAAAAAAGGGGAGCTGAAAACAAAAGAGCGGATTGCCATGGAAAAATCAGCCAGGCAAAAGAAGAGCAAGGAATGGTATGAAAAATTCAGGTGGTTTGTCTCCAGCGAAGGCTTTTTCTGCGTCGGAGGGAGGGACGCGACAACAAATGAGATTGTGGTGAAGAAGCACATGGCAAAGGGTGACATTGTGTTCCACACGGAGATGGCCGGCTCGCCATTCTTCATTATTAAGACAGAGGGCAATACTCCGACAGGAAAAACAGAGGATGAGGTCGCAATCGCCACTGCTTCGTTCTCAAGGGCCTGGAAACTCGGGGTTGCGTTTGCAGAAGTATTCAAGGTCATGCCCGAACAGGTCAGCAAAACTGCAATGTCAGGGGAATATATCCCCAAGGGCGGATTCATGATTTACGGAAAAAAGGAGATAATGAGCGTAGAGCTTAGGCTGGCAGTCGGAGTTGATGGGCAGAGCAGGATTGTTTGCGGGCCAAAATCAGCTGTTGGATCGCATTGCAAGGAATTTGTGACAATCATGCCGGGAAACCTGAAATCCAGCGACATGGCCAAGGCAATCCAAAAAAAATTGGGGCTGCAGGCAAGGCTGGATGACATCATAAGGCGCTTGCCTTCAGGAGGGTGCAGGTTTGAAGCAAAATAA
- a CDS encoding nucleotidyltransferase domain-containing protein, translating into MDFKTTKKVNPNLEKYHKHDLDLAYSFTAKMHKEFGTFLKAVVLFGSTSRGKEGNDVDILVVVDDTSLVIDQDVTEAYRLITEKIVANVSKRIHVTTIKFSSFWQYMRSGDPLGMNILREGVAIIDHGFFTPMQILLYQGRIRPSPEAIYGYYEMAPRSLLSSRWHLLQATIDLYWAVIDSAHAVLMKHGEIPPTPSHVSDLMHRVLVRPGKLEPKYASIMANFYKISKMIVHREIKEITGEEFERYYKEAKLFTEKMKQMIDEKPHGNHHKDK; encoded by the coding sequence ATGGATTTCAAGACAACCAAGAAAGTAAACCCAAACCTTGAGAAGTACCACAAGCATGACTTGGACCTTGCTTATTCATTCACGGCCAAGATGCACAAGGAATTCGGTACTTTTCTCAAGGCGGTTGTGCTGTTTGGCAGCACGTCGAGGGGAAAGGAAGGCAATGACGTTGACATTCTTGTTGTGGTGGATGACACAAGCCTGGTGATTGACCAAGATGTTACAGAGGCCTACAGGCTGATTACTGAGAAGATAGTCGCGAATGTCTCAAAAAGGATTCACGTGACGACAATAAAATTCTCGAGCTTCTGGCAGTACATGCGCAGCGGCGACCCGCTGGGCATGAATATACTGAGAGAGGGTGTTGCGATTATTGACCATGGGTTTTTTACGCCAATGCAGATTTTATTGTACCAGGGCCGGATCAGGCCAAGCCCTGAGGCGATTTACGGGTATTATGAAATGGCGCCGAGAAGCCTTTTGAGCTCAAGGTGGCACCTGCTTCAGGCAACCATTGACCTTTACTGGGCGGTCATTGATTCAGCGCACGCTGTGCTCATGAAGCACGGCGAAATCCCGCCGACCCCGTCGCATGTCAGCGATTTGATGCACAGGGTGCTTGTCAGGCCCGGAAAGCTTGAGCCAAAATATGCTTCAATTATGGCGAATTTCTACAAGATCTCCAAGATGATTGTGCACAGGGAAATCAAGGAGATTACCGGCGAGGAGTTTGAGAGATACTACAAGGAAGCAAAATTATTCACTGAAAAGATGAAGCAGATGATTGATGAGAAGCCACATGGAAACCACCATAAGGATAAATAA
- a CDS encoding YhbY family RNA-binding protein: METEIKKARIEARALVPAVRIGKNGLTESAVAEIVKLLKKRRVLKIKMLNSFTDGNDRKKAAEELAEKCNAWLVEQVGGIVVLLRKPAPKPKA; this comes from the coding sequence ATGGAGACGGAAATTAAAAAAGCAAGGATAGAAGCAAGGGCACTTGTTCCTGCAGTGCGAATAGGAAAAAACGGCCTGACCGAGAGTGCCGTTGCAGAGATTGTCAAGCTGCTGAAAAAACGCAGGGTACTGAAAATTAAAATGCTGAATTCTTTCACGGACGGCAATGACAGGAAAAAAGCTGCCGAGGAACTGGCAGAGAAATGCAATGCCTGGCTGGTTGAGCAGGTTGGCGGGATTGTTGTGCTGCTGAGGAAGCCGGCGCCAAAGCCAAAAGCCTGA
- a CDS encoding putative Ig domain-containing protein: protein MTLKKIASAIIAILALFTTLYFASAEINIPSQAWPEDTQHTLNLKSYFPGDAVNFGVATEPSSITLTFNQATGVVTFTPEPNFNGVRQVIFNAINQSNTTQSYSSNEVSLTVTAVSDGPVITSTADTTAEPNTLYQYQVSASDPDGNTLSYSLTQFPGGMAISSSGLISWTPEIEGSYDVTVRVSDGSQSVTQSYSIDVKVQGKLVIRDIEVKVDDKRQTGLDDGDRVSREAKPGSDITIDVEVENLYTRSQDIKITDVEITVRIEDVDDGDDLEETGNTFDLSADRTKTQKFTFQIPTLVDDGDYDLVIEVEGDDEETGRAYRETATLTIEVDKDRHALVITKAALTPETITCQKTASLSVEVTNLGSEDEDDVKIELTASSFGYSTADEEIELLEGNDEDAIFRKTYAINAATLPEGIYPITVKAYYDGDNLEDAKIVSLNVEKCGSSASTSSSGTGSQAQPGNNNQPSTSQPGGIRVEYTPSIPTGGVTAVPVGQSASSDAKDALYVALLLLVVLIILAVAIYIFKLAFGKKE, encoded by the coding sequence ATGACACTTAAGAAAATCGCATCAGCAATTATTGCTATACTGGCCCTGTTCACAACTTTGTATTTTGCATCAGCTGAAATCAATATCCCTTCCCAGGCATGGCCCGAAGACACACAGCACACACTCAACCTTAAATCCTATTTTCCAGGTGACGCTGTCAATTTCGGCGTGGCAACAGAGCCTTCCAGCATAACCCTGACTTTCAACCAGGCAACAGGAGTCGTGACATTCACCCCTGAGCCAAATTTCAACGGAGTCAGGCAGGTAATATTCAATGCAATAAACCAGAGCAACACCACCCAGTCATATTCTTCAAATGAAGTGAGCCTGACAGTCACCGCAGTTTCAGATGGGCCAGTTATCACATCCACCGCAGACACAACTGCAGAGCCAAACACGCTGTACCAATACCAGGTCAGCGCATCAGACCCGGATGGCAATACTTTGTCTTACAGCCTGACGCAATTTCCAGGGGGCATGGCAATCTCAAGCTCAGGCCTGATAAGCTGGACGCCTGAAATTGAAGGCAGCTATGATGTCACAGTCAGGGTTTCAGACGGCTCGCAATCTGTTACACAATCCTATTCCATTGATGTGAAAGTGCAGGGCAAGCTTGTCATCAGGGACATAGAAGTGAAAGTCGATGACAAGAGGCAGACTGGCCTTGATGACGGCGACAGGGTCAGCAGGGAGGCAAAGCCCGGCTCTGATATAACAATTGATGTCGAGGTTGAAAACCTCTACACAAGAAGCCAGGACATCAAGATAACAGACGTGGAAATAACAGTCAGGATAGAGGATGTAGATGACGGCGATGACCTGGAAGAGACTGGCAACACATTCGATTTGTCAGCCGACAGGACAAAGACCCAGAAGTTCACATTCCAAATCCCGACATTGGTCGACGATGGAGATTACGACCTTGTAATCGAAGTCGAAGGGGACGATGAGGAAACAGGCAGGGCATACAGGGAAACCGCAACACTGACAATAGAGGTTGACAAGGACAGGCATGCACTGGTCATAACCAAGGCAGCGCTTACCCCTGAAACCATAACCTGCCAGAAAACAGCATCGCTCAGCGTTGAGGTCACCAACCTTGGCTCAGAAGATGAAGACGACGTAAAAATCGAGCTTACTGCCTCATCCTTTGGCTACAGCACGGCCGATGAGGAAATTGAGCTGCTTGAGGGAAATGATGAGGATGCAATCTTCAGGAAAACATATGCAATCAATGCGGCAACGCTTCCTGAGGGGATTTACCCAATCACGGTCAAGGCATATTATGACGGCGACAACCTGGAAGACGCAAAAATCGTCAGCCTGAATGTTGAGAAATGCGGCTCGTCAGCCAGCACCTCCTCATCAGGCACAGGCAGCCAGGCACAGCCAGGCAACAATAACCAGCCTTCAACTTCACAGCCAGGCGGAATCAGGGTTGAATACACGCCTTCAATTCCAACAGGCGGAGTCACAGCTGTGCCAGTTGGCCAATCAGCCAGCTCAGATGCAAAAGATGCCCTGTACGTTGCTTTGCTCCTGCTGGTGGTCTTGATAATACTCGCCGTCGCAATTTACATCTTTAAATTGGCCTTTGGAAAGAAGGAATAA
- the thrS gene encoding threonine--tRNA ligase produces MEQINLTLPDGKILQVGKGIAALEAVQKIGPKLAKDAIAVKVNGTNKDLSSALDSDAAFEVITFATKEGKDIFWHSTAHVMAEAIMSLFPGTLPTIGPPIDFGFYYDFDKKQPFAQADLEKIEKKMQEIIARDIPFVRKEYAPDEAKKLFTTEKYHNKYKVQLIDEKSEGAEGSKVSVYYQGEWYDLCRGPHVPSTGRLKACKLMKISGAYWKADIKNAQLQRVYGVSFPEKKLLDDYLKMLEEAEKRDHKKIGREMELFMQSELVGKGLPIWLPKGQVIKAEIENYANLIERKAGYLRVATPHLAKKELYLMSGHLPYYAHSMYPEMKLDDGSYYLKAMNCPHHHLIFKHKTRSYRDLPLRLAEYGTCYRNELSGTLAGLLRVRMLSMNDAHIYCTKDQIEEEFEKVLKMVVDYYNVFGLKDFYFRLSLHDPSNKGKYIDEPDNWAFAESVLKNVLRRANVKFEEAKDEAAFYGPKVDVQYRAVTGREETMSTIQLDFAAKTKFQLSYADKDGTDNGEVYVIHRAPLSTHERLMAFLIEHFAGKFPLWLSPAQVRILTIADRFNEFAAKVKGMYEDAGIRVETDFKSETISYKVRMAQLDHVNYILVVGDREVRDGTVNVRTRDNKIVGPVKAEDFLQQLMAEIKEKRL; encoded by the coding sequence ATGGAACAGATAAACCTCACACTGCCGGATGGCAAAATACTGCAGGTGGGCAAGGGAATTGCTGCGCTGGAGGCTGTGCAGAAAATTGGCCCCAAGCTTGCAAAGGATGCTATCGCAGTCAAAGTGAACGGGACCAACAAGGACCTTTCATCAGCACTTGACAGCGATGCTGCTTTTGAAGTCATAACCTTTGCAACAAAGGAAGGCAAGGATATTTTCTGGCATTCAACTGCGCACGTAATGGCAGAGGCCATCATGTCGCTTTTCCCTGGCACGCTGCCCACTATAGGCCCGCCCATTGATTTTGGGTTTTACTATGATTTTGACAAGAAACAGCCTTTTGCCCAGGCAGACCTGGAAAAAATCGAGAAAAAAATGCAGGAAATCATTGCCAGGGACATCCCTTTTGTCAGGAAGGAATATGCACCAGACGAGGCAAAAAAACTGTTCACAACAGAGAAATACCACAACAAGTACAAGGTGCAGCTCATTGATGAGAAAAGCGAAGGGGCTGAAGGAAGCAAGGTTAGCGTATATTACCAGGGAGAATGGTATGATTTGTGCAGGGGCCCGCATGTGCCATCCACTGGCAGGCTAAAGGCATGCAAGCTTATGAAGATATCAGGCGCCTACTGGAAAGCAGACATCAAGAATGCCCAATTGCAGCGTGTTTATGGCGTTTCATTCCCTGAAAAGAAACTCCTCGATGATTACCTCAAGATGCTTGAGGAAGCGGAAAAAAGGGACCACAAGAAAATTGGCCGTGAAATGGAGCTTTTCATGCAGTCCGAGCTTGTCGGCAAAGGCCTTCCAATCTGGCTGCCAAAGGGCCAGGTCATCAAGGCAGAGATTGAAAACTATGCCAATCTCATTGAGAGGAAAGCAGGCTATTTACGGGTCGCCACTCCTCACCTTGCCAAGAAGGAACTTTACCTCATGTCAGGGCATCTCCCATATTATGCGCACAGCATGTACCCGGAGATGAAACTGGATGACGGAAGCTATTATCTCAAGGCAATGAATTGCCCGCACCATCACCTCATTTTCAAGCATAAGACAAGAAGCTACCGCGACCTTCCGCTTCGCCTGGCAGAATATGGGACATGCTACAGGAATGAGCTGTCAGGCACGCTTGCCGGCCTTCTCAGGGTCAGGATGCTGTCGATGAATGATGCGCACATTTATTGCACAAAGGACCAGATAGAGGAGGAATTTGAAAAAGTGCTCAAAATGGTCGTTGACTACTACAATGTCTTCGGGCTCAAGGATTTTTATTTCAGGCTGTCGCTTCACGACCCGAGCAACAAGGGCAAATACATCGACGAGCCGGACAACTGGGCCTTTGCCGAGTCTGTGCTGAAGAATGTTCTTAGGCGCGCCAATGTAAAGTTTGAGGAAGCAAAAGACGAGGCTGCATTCTATGGCCCTAAGGTTGACGTCCAGTACAGGGCAGTTACAGGCAGGGAAGAAACCATGTCAACTATCCAGCTTGATTTTGCGGCTAAGACAAAGTTCCAGCTCAGCTATGCCGACAAGGACGGGACTGACAATGGCGAAGTCTATGTCATCCACCGCGCGCCGCTGTCAACCCACGAGAGGCTCATGGCTTTCCTGATAGAGCATTTTGCCGGCAAATTCCCGCTGTGGCTGAGCCCGGCCCAGGTAAGGATTCTCACAATTGCAGACAGGTTCAATGAATTTGCCGCTAAGGTAAAAGGCATGTATGAGGATGCAGGGATCAGGGTTGAGACAGATTTCAAGTCTGAGACAATTTCCTACAAGGTCCGCATGGCCCAGCTTGACCATGTCAATTACATCCTTGTAGTTGGCGACCGGGAAGTCAGGGACGGGACAGTGAATGTCAGGACACGGGATAACAAGATTGTAGGGCCGGTCAAGGCTGAAGATTTTCTCCAGCAGCTAATGGCAGAGATAAAGGAAAAAAGGCTTTAG